A genomic region of Halichondria panicea chromosome 5, odHalPani1.1, whole genome shotgun sequence contains the following coding sequences:
- the LOC135336713 gene encoding uncharacterized protein LOC135336713 produces the protein MSVTRTGRIYNLGESANETEQDVESDQAVITMAETGTGVTELLQMLLKDRRSRDEAETERARAREEENRQRERERAEEQERRERESEQRMQMMQSQVEMMRNWMDLNQSREEIKAKRAEDLRHLNLAKLTEKKDIEAYLTTFERLMTAFEVKEEHWAHKLAPQLMGRAQQAFAAMDVEKAKNYEDVKRAILQRYDISEETYRKRFRTTKKAEGEAYLELATKLRDLLEKWTAGCTTMEALKEKIVVEQLMEGMPRDLRIWLGDRKPTTGEEAGRLADSYVPKELPPRETRRPSSESGATKTCHYCKIKGHIAKDCRKAMADRRTEKGRREANKTKMEWNKIKCYNCQETGHIAANCPSKSNLFTEETELVYMNEDKLEKKINPQITRSGTVEGKAVDEIVLDTGCARSMVRSDLLPQKKQLGRVRIRCAHGDVREYPLVSVEIGLGEGRHQIEAAISKTLPVPVLLGRDVAGLLEMLQNKEGTVRTEEALAVMTRAQAKKNEEERVELEKIQQQEGSKQPTTTSDTSTDEMPDDQVAKMVPNTPNTPDDQQAEMLTDLDVTDDQIAEMPIGAEMDPDLFLEVKKHQQLTRREKRQQRREVAQNKQTHPLDLSPIELRRMQQEDVTLKGIREAMNGATGASKMVFHEENGLIYRQWISPHGEDSSPIQQLVLPESCRSLVMSLAHHIPMAGHMGQRKTVERILQQFYWPTVFEDVKKLCQSCEECQRTSKGKKQRVPMIPLPIIREPFERIAMDIVGPLPRSRTGNRYILVICDYSTRYPEAVPLRTIDAEHVAKELIMFFSRVGIPREILTDQGANFTSGLLAELYRLLKIQPIQTSPYHPQTDGLVERFNQTLKSMLRKTANEEGKDWDQLIPYLLFAYREVPQSSTGFSPFELMYGRQVRGPLDVLKESWESSKKSTESVVSYVLTIQEKLAKMSELACENLKKAQTTQKKWYDRNARERQLQVEDNVLVLLPSSTNKLLAKWQGPYPVKKVISPVTYEVDMFDHKKRRRVFHINMLRKWNTPTIPNLLAEEERGELTDELPLWKESDGITKKIVMDKRLEETQQYDLRQLTNEFVEAMRDTPGRTAIIEHDIETGTARPIRLPPYRLPHAYRETVKKEIAEMLEHGVIEPLTSEWSAPIVLVKKKDGTMRFCVDYRRLNGVSEADAYPMPCIDEMIDRLGQAKYITTLDLTKGYWQVPLTKKAQTKTAFVTPFGLYHFNVMPFGLQGAPATFQRLMDRVLQGLEEYAAAYLDDVVIYSSNWKDHLYHLRQVLERIQDAGLTMKLSKCQFGMAHCIYLGHVVGSGVVKPEETKLETMMEFPRPKTKKEVRCFLGLTGYYRRFIPDFASIATPLSDLTRKNLPSTVIWTPACETAFQTLKKQMLSQPILHNPDFSRAFVLQTDASQRGVGAVLSQTDGDGAEHPVGYFSRKLLNREEHYSTVEKECLAIKLAVEAFRVYLLGRPFVIQTDHHSLEWMERMKENNNRLIRWSLALQPFNFSVRYRKGKDNQNADALSRLPISHPDMNVAGEGERNVVN, from the coding sequence ATGTCGGTGACAAGGACTGGCAGAATCTACAACCTAGGAGAATCGGCGAACGAAACAGAACAAGACGTGGAGAGTGACCAAGCTGTAATAACGATGGCAGAGACAGGAACTGGAGTGACTGAACTTCTACAGATGCTGCTGAAAGATCGCCGGAGCCGTGACGAGGCAGAAACGGAAAGGGCCAGAGCAAGAGAAGAAGAGAACAGACAACGAGAGCGAGAACGAGCAGAAGAACAGGAAcgtagagagagagaaagtgAACAAAGAATGCAAATGATGCAAAGTCAGGTGGAGATGATGAGAAACTGGATGGACCTAAATCAGAGTCGAGAGGAGATCAAGGCGAAACGAGCGGAAGATCTACGACATTTGAACCTAGCCAAACTCACGGAAAAAAAAGACATTGAGGCATACTTGACTACGTTTGAGCGACTGATGACAGCCTTTGAAGTGAAAGAAGAGCACTGGGCCCATAAGTTAGCGCCACAACTTATGGGGAGAGCCCAGCAGGCCTTTGCTGCAATGGATGTAGAGAAAGCTAAGAACTATGAGGACGTGAAAAGAGCTATACTGCAACGCTATGATATTAGCGAAGAAACGTACCGCAAACGCTTCCGAACTACGAAGAAGGCCGAAGGGGAGGCGTACCTGGAGCTCGCAACAAAACTGAGAGACCTCCTGGAGAAATGGACAGCAGGCTGCACCACGATGGAAGCACTCAAGGAGAAAATTGTAGTGGAGCAACTGATGGAGGGGATGCCTAGAGACCTGAGAATTTGGTTGGGCGACCGAAAGCCCACTACCGGAGAAGAAGCGGGAAGACTGGCCGACAGCTATGTTCCTAAGGAGTTACCGCCACGAGAGACTCGTCGGCCCAGCAGTGAGAGCGGAGCAACCAAAACGTGCCACTACTGCAAGATAAAGGGCCATATTGCCAAAGACTGTAGGAAGGCTATGGCTGATCGAAGGACAGAGAAGGGACGGAGGGAGGCCAACAAAACAAAGATGGAATGGAACAAAATCAAATGCTACAACTGCCAAGAGACCGGACATATTGCCGCAAATTGCCCTAGCAAGTCAAATCTATTCACAGAAGAAACTGAATTGGTGTACATGAATGAGGACAAGTTGGAGAAGAAAATCAACCCCCAGATTACACGATCCGGCACAGTGGAGGGAAAAGCAGTAGACGAGATTGTCCTTGACACCGGTTGTGCCCGTTCGATGGTGAGAAGTGATCTGCTACCACAGAAGAAGCAACTAGGACGAGTTCGCATCCGATGTGCTCACGGAGACGTTCGAGAATATCCACTCGTAAGTGTAGAAATTGGCCTCGGAGAAGGAAGACACCAAATCGAAGCAGCAATTTCAAAGACCCTCCCAGTACCAGTGCTACTCGGACGAGATGTGGCAGGCCTACTCGAAATGTTACAGAATAAGGAAGGGACAGTTCGGACTGAAGAAGCCCTTGCCGTAATGACCAGAGCCCAGGCCAAGAAAAACGAAGAAGAAAGAGTGGAACTGGAGAAGATACAACAACAGGAGGGAAGCAAACAGCCTACTACCACGTCCGACACATCCACTGATGAGATGCCTGATGACCAAGTGGCCAAGATGGTTCCAAACACTCCCAACACTCCTGATGACCAACAAGCCGAGATGCTAACGGACTTGGACGTAACCGATGACCAAATTGCTGAGATGCCAATTGGCGCAGAGATGGACCCAGATCTTTTTCTCGAAGTAAAGAAACACCAGCAACTAACTAGGAGAGAGAAGAGGCAGCAGAGGCGTGAAGTGGCTCAAAACaagcagacacaccccttggACCTGTCCCCCATTGAGTTGCGACGAATGCAGCAAGAAGATGTCACGCTTAAAGGTATTCGAGAAGCAATGAACGGTGCTACTGGAGCCAGCAAGATGGTCTTTCACGAAGAAAATGGACTGATTTACCGTCAATGGATCTCACCCCATGGCGAAGACAGCAGCCCGATACAGCAGTTGGTGCTACCAGAGTCGTGCCGTAGCCTAGTGATGTCCCTTGCTCACCATATTCCAATGGCCGGCCACATGGGGCAGCGAAAGACCGTAGAACGGATTCTCCAGCAGTTCTATTGGCCGACAGTATTCGAAGATGTGAAGAAGCTATGCCAATCGTGCGAAGAGTGTCAGAGGACATCAAAGGGGAAAAAGCAGCGTGTACCAATGATTCCCCTACCCATCATTCGAGAGCCGTTTGAACGTATTGCTATGGATATCGTGGGTCCTCTTCCTCGTAGCCGCACGGGAAACCGCTACATCCTGGTGATTTGCGACTATAGTACAAGGTACCCAGAAGCTGTCCCCCTACGAACCATAGATGCTGAGCACGTAGCCAAGGAGCTGATAATGTTTTTCTCAAGAGTAGGCATACCCCGAGAGATCCTGACTGATCAAGGAGCTAATTTCACATCTGGATTGCTAGCAGAGCTCTACCGCTTGTTGAAGATACAGCCGATCCAGACCAGCCCTTACCACCCTCAAACGGACGGATTAGTAGAACGTTTCAATCAAACCTTGAAGTCCATGCTTCGCAAAACCGCCAATGAAGAAGGAAAAGACTGGGACCAACTAATTCCGTATTTGCTGTTTGCCTACCGTGAAGTACCCCAGTCATCAACCGGATTTTCTCCCTTCGAACTAATGTATGGAAGGCAGGTGCGAGGACCTCTTGATGTGCTCAAAGAATCGTGGGAATCTAGCAAGAAATCTACAGAGAGTGTCGTTTCTTATGTCCTGACGATTCAAGAAAAACTCGCCAAGATGTCGGAGCTAGCTTGTGAGAATCTGAAGAAGGCCCAAACAACCCAAAAGAAGTGGTATGATCGAAATGCACGAGAGAGGCAGCTGCAGGTAGAGGACAACGTACTAGTCCTTCTACCTTCCTCGACCAACAAACTCCTAGCGAAGTGGCAAGGTCCCTACCCCGTGAAGAAAGTGATTTCACCGGTGACATATGAAGTGGACATGTTCGATCACAAGAAGCGGAGAAGAGTCTTCCACATCAACATGTTGCGAAAGTGGAATACCCCCACGATCCCAAACCTCTTGGCGGAGGAAGAGAGAGGAGAATTAACGGATGAACTCCCGTTGTGGAAAGAAAGTGACGGTATCACAAAGAAGATTGTCATGGACAAGCGACTGGAAGAGACCCAACAGTATGACCTCCGTCAGCTAACCAACGAATTCGTAGAAGCTATGCGAGACACCCCAGGACGGACAGCAATCATTGAGCACGACATTGAAACCGGAACGGCACGCCCAATCAGGTTGCCTCCTTACCGCTTACCTCATGCCTATCGAGAGACAGTGAAGAAAGAAATTGCGGAAATGCTAGAACATGGAGTGATCGAGCCTTTGACAAGTGAATGGTCAGCCCCTATTGTATTGGTGAAGAAGAAAGATGGTACTATGCGATTCTGCGTTGACTATCGACGTCTAAATGGAGTTTCTGAGGCAGATGCATACCCAATGCCCTGCATTGACGAGATGATCGACAGACTAGGCCAAGCTAAGTACATCACCACTTTGGATCTGACAAAAGGATACTGGCAGGTACCCCTCACCAAGAAAGCCCAGACGAAGACGGCATTTGTAACCCCTTTTGGTCTTTATCACTTCAATGTTATGCCATTTGGCTTGCAAGGCGCACCGGCAACTTTCCAGAGGCTAATGGACCGGGTACTGCAAGGACTGGAAGAATATGCTGCAGCATACCTAGATGATGTTGTAATCTACAGCTCCAATTGGAAGGACCACCTCTACCATTTACGTCAGGTGCTGGAGCGGATCCAAGATGCCGGCCTAACCATGAAGCTCAGCAAATGTCAGTTTGGGATGGCCCACTGTATATACCTAGGCCATGTCGTTGGGAGTGGAGTGGTGAAACCAGAGGAAACAAAACTAGAGACAATGATGGAATTTCCAAGACCAAAAACGAAAAAAGAAGTGCGTTGTTTCCTTGGATTAACTGGATATTACAGGAGGTTTATCCCGGATTTCGCCTCCATTGCCACCCCCCTGTCCGACCTCACCCGGAAGAATTTACCCTCAACAGTAATATGGACACCAGCTTGTGAGACAGCATTCCAGACCCTGAAGAAGCAGATGTTGTCACAGCCGATATTGCACAATCCAGACTTTTCGAGAGCCTTTGTCCTCCAAACCGATGCATCCCAGCGAGGTGTAGGGGCAGTCCTCAGCCAAACTGATGGGGATGGCGCTGAACACCCAGTAGGATATTTTAGCCGAAAACTCCTTAACCGAGAAGAACACTACTCGACCGTGGAGAAGGAGTGCCTAGCAATTAAACTCGCTGTTGAAGCTTTCCGAGTCTACCTCCTAGGACGACCCTTTGTAATCCAGACGGACCATCACTCCCTGGAATGGATGGAGCGAATGAAAGAGAACAACAATCGTCTCATCCGATGGAGCCTGGCCTTGCAACCATTCAACTTTTCTGTCCGCTATCGGAAGGGCAAAGACAACCAAAACGCAGACGCCCTCTCCCGATTGCCTATTTCTCACCCCGACATGAATGTCGCAGGAGAAGGGGAGAGGAATGTGGTGAACTAG